A genomic stretch from Nilaparvata lugens isolate BPH chromosome 8, ASM1435652v1, whole genome shotgun sequence includes:
- the LOC120352657 gene encoding uncharacterized protein LOC120352657 encodes MSDDETVSKPASCKKRKSFGRMTDVAKKLCLSSHETGEDCHCKKLKCFESVTPDIRRTLISDFNQIKTYDEQSVYLCGLIACKPVTRHRPRKPENDADFHSYSYTYKVRALKNNDLCEIPVCYKVFLSLHGITAKRVQTLQEALKTTGKAPLDKRGKHENRPNKILEEVADSVFEHIKSFQARQSHYSLAKSKKLYLPDDLNVKKMYNMYKEKFPDHKVSYEKYREIFNSKFNISFGYPRSDTCSFCDKVSVQIDALNDKIKKTNPDLNEYKELSVELESLQTKKELHLRKAKTFYDRKRAARQEAQKNPQKEAIAMDFEKNLPVPNIQTNDVYYRRQLSFYMFNVHVLSTAEAVFYTYPEVCGKKGSDDVSSVLFDFIFNHLDPQVEELTIFCDSCGGQNKNYTIFRLIHYIVHFIKRLKSIKLVFPVRGHSYLECDRNMGLINQKTRVELPSEWNSVVESARAKPSPFKVVSCDDQKIFKAWSKFLSDIYVKKCPFKSRPVRECGN; translated from the exons ATGTCAGATGATGAAACAGTGAGTAAACCTGCTAGCTGCAAGAAACGCAAATCATTCGGTAGGATGACTGATGTTGCAAAGAAATTGTGTTTAAGTAGTCATGAGACCGGCGAAGACTGTCATTGCAAGAAACTCAAGTGTTTTGAAAGTGTTACCCCTGATATCAGAAGAACTTTAATATCAGACTTTAATCAGATTAAAACTTATGATGAACAGTCAGTGTATCTTTGTGGACTTATTGCATGCAAACCAGTTACAAGACATCGTCCCAGAAAACCAGAAAACGATGCTGACTTTCATTCCTATTCTTATACCTACAAGGTAAGAGCCTTAAAGAACAATGATCTTTGTGAAATACCTGTATGCTACAAGGTTTTTTTATCCCTTCATGGTATCACTGCTAAAAGAGTGCAGACCCTACAAGAAGCACTCAAAACTACCGGTAAGGCTCCCCTTGATAAACGTGGTAAACACGAGAACAGGCCCAACAAAATTCTTGAAGAAGTGGCTGATTCGGTTTTCGAGCACATCAAGTCATTTCAAGCAAGacaatcacactacagcttagCCAAATCCAAGAAGCTGTACTTGCCCGACGATCTAAATGTCAAAAAAATGTACAATATGTACAAGGAAAAGTTTCCAGATCACAAAGTTTCATATGAGAAATACAGAGAAATATTCAATTCGAAATTCAACATATCTTTTGGATACCCTCGCAGTGATACCTGTAGTTTTTGTGACAAAGTATCGGTTCAAATTGATGCATTAAatgacaaaattaaaaaaaccaATCCAGATTTGAATGAGTACAAGGAGTTAAGTGTTGAATTAGAGTCCCTGCAAACAAAAAAGGAGTTACACTTACGCAAAGCAAAAACTTTCTATGATCGGAAAAGAGCTGCTAGGCAAGAAGCACAAAAGAACCCTCAAAAAGAAGCTATTGCAATGGATTTTGAAAAAAACCTCCCAGTTCCTAATATTCAAACTAATGATGTGTATTATCGTCGACAGTTATCTTTTTACATGTTCAATGTACATGTGTTGTCCACCGCAGAAGCAGTATTTTACACATATCCTGAAGTTTGTGGAAAAAAGGGGTCAGACGATGTGTCATCTGTACTTTTTGACTTTATCTTCAACCACTTAGACCCTCAAGTAGAAGAGCTCACCATTTTCTGCGACTCGTGTGGGGGGCAAAATAAAAACTACACAATTTTTCGATTAATTCACTACATTGTACATTTCATAAAAAGACTAAAATCAATAAAACTCGTGTTTCCTGTTCGGGGACATTCGTACTTAGAGTGCGACAGAAACATGGGGTTAATCAACCAAAAAACTCGAGTGGAGCTACCTAGTGAATGGAATAGTGTCGTGGAAAGTGCTAGGGCCAAACCATCACCGTTTAAGGTTGTCTCTTGTGATgatcagaaaattttcaaagctTGGAGTAAGTTCCTTTCTGATATCTATGTTAAAAAGTGCCCTTTCAAAAGTCGCCCA GTCAGAGAGTGTGGTAATTGA